The genomic segment CTGACACCTATTTTGTAGGACAACTTGGTTCTGAACAAATGGCAGCTATGACTTTAGTTTTTCCGGTTATTTTCTTTTTTCTTTCTATCGGAATGGGAATAAATATTGCAGGTACTTCCCTGATTTCGCAATATATTGGTAACAATGAAAAAGACTCAGCTACAAAAGTTGCTGGAGAAGTAATAACTGTAGCTATTTTAATTTCTGTATTTTTAGGTTTCCCAGGTGCTATTGCCGCACCTAAAATCATAAAACTAATGGGGGGAAGCAATGAAATTTTAACTTATGGTACAGAATTTTTAAGACCTATGCTTTTTGGTATGCCCACTTTATTTTTATTTCTGGCATTTACTGCTATTAAACAGGGACAGGGTGATACTGTTACCCCTATGAAATACACTGCTTTTTCTGTAACTTTAAATATAATTCTTGATCCACTTTTTATTTTTGTATTAGATTTTGGAATTCAAGGTGCAGCTTTTGCAACAATACTGGCTAGAGGTATTTTTGCAAGTTATGCAGTTTATACACTATTTTTCCACGAAAATGGAATAAAAATTTCAAAAAAAGATTTGTTATTAGATAATAATGTTATCAAATTAATAAAAGTCGGAATCCCTTCTTCTATTGGTCAATCAATGGCTGCTTTTGGATTTATGTTTCTTAATGGCTTTATAATATCTTTTGGATATACAACTCTTGCAGCTTTTGGAATTGGAAATAGAATAAATTCATTAATTCTCATGCCAGCCATGGGAATTGGAAATGCCTTAGCAACAATAGTTGGGCAAAATTTAGGTGCTGATCAGATTCAAAGAGCCAAAAAAGCTGTAAAAACCAGCTCAATTTTAAGCACTGTCTTTTTACTAATTGGTGGCGGAATATTTTTCCCATTCATCCCTCAAGTATTAAAATTATTTAGTGATGACCCACTTGTTATAAATCAGGGTATAACTTATTTAAGATTAATAACTCTTTCTTTACCGTTAATGGGCTTTTTTCAGATTTTTGTTGGTACCTTCCAGGGTTCAGGACATACAATCTTTGCTATGATATTAATGATCGGAAGATTATGGGTACTACGTTTACCTATGATTTTAGTTTTTAAACAATATACTAACTGGGGATCGAATTCAGTCTGGTATGCAATGGTTCTCAGCAATGCTTTTACCTGTCTTGTAGGTTATGCTATCTATCTATCAGGCCGTTGGGAAGAAAAAGTAATAGATGATAAACCTGCTGCCAAAACTAAAAAAGTATTAGCTAAAGAATAATATATTAAGCAACATTAATATCAGCAACTTTATTTTTATTCATAAAAAACACTGAGACAGTATTATGTCCTACATGTGAACCAATAGCAGCTCCAATTTCAGAAATAAAAAATTCATTTATATCATAATTTTCCTCTATCTTTTCTTTAAGATCTTCCGCAAGTTCTCGATTTGCTGAATGATTGAGGCCAATTATCTGATCTGATAAATTGTGGCCTCTCTCTTCCATCATTCGTATTAAGTATTTAAGCATTTTTTTCTTCCCTCTAACTTTATGCAAAGGTAGAATTTCTCCATCCTGAAAATGTAAAATAGGTTTTATATTTAATACATTACCAATAAATGCCTTGCTGGCAGAAATCCTTCCGCCTCTTTTTAACATCTCCAGAGAGCCAACCGCAAAAATGTGTTCCATATGAGCACAACTATGTTTAGTAATATCTATAATTTCTTCAAATGATTTTCCTTCTTCTCGCGCTTTAGCTGCTTTTAATACCGAAAGTCCAAAACCAGTAGAAGCTGATTTACTATCAATTACTCTAATATCATCTGATCCAATATTTTTTTTTGCAAGTGCTGCTGATTCATAAATACCACTTAGATTGGATGAAAAATTTATAGAAATAATTTTATACCCATTATCTAAAGCTTTTTTAAATTTATTTTCAAAAATATTAGGTGAAATTCTGGAAGTTTTAGGTATTACTTCATTTTCATCAATTTTTTTATAAAATTCATCAGGTTTAAGATCAATTCTATCTCTAAAATTTTCTTCACCAAAATTTACCGGGGTGCCAAGCATCTCAATATCATACTTTTTCAAAGTGTGATCAGGTAAGTCAGAGCAGCTATCAGTAAATATTTTTATTTTTTCCACTTTATTCATCCCCTTTTTTGAACACAACATTAAATTATTTTATAAATTATAATTACTTTCATCTGGATCCTGACGAAAAATAATAAATACATTACCAATTACCTGCACTACTTCTGAGTTAGTTTTTTCTGCAAGTTCATAAGCAGTATCTTTTACACCCTGGGGAGCATTATCCAGAACTCTTCCTTTAATTAGTTCATGAATTTCTAATAATTCTTCCACCTGTTCTAAAACAGACTCTGAAATACCATCTTTACCAATATGAATTACAGGATCAAATTCATTTGCTTCACCTCTAAGATAACTTCTTTGCTTTCCACTTAACATAATAGCACCTCCTTATATTTTGATTATTTAACATATTCAAATTCCATATTACCTATCTTTACAGTGTCTCCATCCTTAATACCTTTTTGGTTCATTTTCTTTTTTAATCCATTGTGATTTAAAACTCTCATCATTCTTTTTACTGCTGCTTCATTATTAAAATCTGTCTTTTCTATTTGCTTTTCTACTAAAGTACCTCTTACCCTATATTCATGTTTACCTATTCTTTTTATTTCAATTTCAGGATTTTCTGCAAAATCTGGTTTTATAACTACTCCTCTTCTTCTGGATATATCTTCTTTACTATCAGGTAATTCCTGCAATTTATCCCAGAGATAATGTTTGAGCTTTTTTAAGCCTTTATGAGTTACAGCAGAAATAGGAAAAACAGTAAATCCTCTACCCTCAAATTCTTTAATCAATTTTTCAACATTCTCTTTGGCAGAAGGAAGATCCATTTTATTAAGTGCTATAATTTGAGGTAATTCAGCTAAATGTTCATTATAATTTTCTAATTCATTATTTATTATTTCAAAATCTTTAATTGGGTCTCTACCTTCGATAGCGGAAGCATCTAAAACATGTAATAAAAGTTTTGTTCTTTCAACATGTTTTAAAAACTCATCACCAAGACCAACTCCGTTATGAGCCCCTTCAATAAGACCAGGGATATCTGCCATTACATAGGATTGAAAATCATTAATTGAGACTACTCCTAAATTCGGTTTAAGAGTAGTAAAATGGTAAGAATCAATCTTAGGTTTAGCTGCAGACACTGCTGAAATTAAAGTTGATTTTCCTACATTAGGAAATCCAATTAAACCAACATCAGCTAATAATTTTAATTCCAATTTGATAGTTCTCTCTTCTCCACTTTCTCCCTGTTCGGCAAAAGTCGGTGCCTGTCTTGTTGATTTCGTAAAGCGAGCATTCCCTTTTCCACCTTCACCGCCTTTAGCAACAACAAAACTTTCCCCATCTTCAATTAAATCAGCTATTAATCGTTCTTTTTCTGCATCATAAACCATAGTACCTGTAGGTACCTGTAAAATTAATGTTTCTCCATCACTGCCATGTTTCTGTCTTCCTGAACCATGTTCTCCATTATCAGCTTTATAAAAATTTTTATAGCGGAAATCAGCAAGAGTATTTAAGCCTTCATCAGCTTTAAGAATAACATCTCCACCATCTCCACCATCTCCACCATTAGGACCACCCATATCTTCATATTTTTCTCTGCGAAAACTTACAATACCATTACCACCATCTCCAGCTTTTACTTTAATTTCTAATTCATCAATAAACATATAATATACCTCCAATTAAACCAAAAACCCTCAGCACTAGATCAGCACTGAGGGTCTCTATATAGCTTTTAGTTAGCCAGACTTGCCATTTGATCTTCAGTATAAACACTTATTTGTCGGGATTTTTTCCCTTTTCTTTCAAACCTGACATAACCATCAACTTTAGAGAATAATGTATCATCTCCACCACGACCTACATTCAAACCAGGTCTGAATTTAGTGCCTCGCTGTCTGACTAAAATACTTCCTGCAGAAACAAATTCACCATCAAATTCCTTGACTCCTAGTCGTTTCGATTCACTATCACGACCATTACGC from the Halanaerobiales bacterium genome contains:
- the obgE gene encoding GTPase ObgE yields the protein MFIDELEIKVKAGDGGNGIVSFRREKYEDMGGPNGGDGGDGGDVILKADEGLNTLADFRYKNFYKADNGEHGSGRQKHGSDGETLILQVPTGTMVYDAEKERLIADLIEDGESFVVAKGGEGGKGNARFTKSTRQAPTFAEQGESGEERTIKLELKLLADVGLIGFPNVGKSTLISAVSAAKPKIDSYHFTTLKPNLGVVSINDFQSYVMADIPGLIEGAHNGVGLGDEFLKHVERTKLLLHVLDASAIEGRDPIKDFEIINNELENYNEHLAELPQIIALNKMDLPSAKENVEKLIKEFEGRGFTVFPISAVTHKGLKKLKHYLWDKLQELPDSKEDISRRRGVVIKPDFAENPEIEIKRIGKHEYRVRGTLVEKQIEKTDFNNEAAVKRMMRVLNHNGLKKKMNQKGIKDGDTVKIGNMEFEYVK
- the yhbY gene encoding ribosome assembly RNA-binding protein YhbY, with product MLSGKQRSYLRGEANEFDPVIHIGKDGISESVLEQVEELLEIHELIKGRVLDNAPQGVKDTAYELAEKTNSEVVQVIGNVFIIFRQDPDESNYNL
- a CDS encoding DegV family protein, which codes for MNKVEKIKIFTDSCSDLPDHTLKKYDIEMLGTPVNFGEENFRDRIDLKPDEFYKKIDENEVIPKTSRISPNIFENKFKKALDNGYKIISINFSSNLSGIYESAALAKKNIGSDDIRVIDSKSASTGFGLSVLKAAKAREEGKSFEEIIDITKHSCAHMEHIFAVGSLEMLKRGGRISASKAFIGNVLNIKPILHFQDGEILPLHKVRGKKKMLKYLIRMMEERGHNLSDQIIGLNHSANRELAEDLKEKIEENYDINEFFISEIGAAIGSHVGHNTVSVFFMNKNKVADINVA
- a CDS encoding MATE family efflux transporter, coding for MLNLNKKQDLILNGKMSKVILILAGPIMLNNIIQSIYNITDTYFVGQLGSEQMAAMTLVFPVIFFFLSIGMGINIAGTSLISQYIGNNEKDSATKVAGEVITVAILISVFLGFPGAIAAPKIIKLMGGSNEILTYGTEFLRPMLFGMPTLFLFLAFTAIKQGQGDTVTPMKYTAFSVTLNIILDPLFIFVLDFGIQGAAFATILARGIFASYAVYTLFFHENGIKISKKDLLLDNNVIKLIKVGIPSSIGQSMAAFGFMFLNGFIISFGYTTLAAFGIGNRINSLILMPAMGIGNALATIVGQNLGADQIQRAKKAVKTSSILSTVFLLIGGGIFFPFIPQVLKLFSDDPLVINQGITYLRLITLSLPLMGFFQIFVGTFQGSGHTIFAMILMIGRLWVLRLPMILVFKQYTNWGSNSVWYAMVLSNAFTCLVGYAIYLSGRWEEKVIDDKPAAKTKKVLAKE
- the rpmA gene encoding 50S ribosomal protein L27 translates to MQEVRVLSKKKGVGSSRNGRDSESKRLGVKEFDGEFVSAGSILVRQRGTKFRPGLNVGRGGDDTLFSKVDGYVRFERKGKKSRQISVYTEDQMASLAN